Proteins from a single region of Streptomyces glaucescens:
- a CDS encoding ScbR family autoregulator-binding transcription factor, whose amino-acid sequence MARQLRAEQTRATIIAAAADLFDRHGYESTSLSDIVDHAHVTKGALYFHFAAKEDLAHAIMEIQSQASRRLAREVEERDCSSLEALMRITFGIARLSVEGPVARAGLRLATAGVGLRPPLPHPFTEWLEIASRKLLGAVKESDVHPDIDIDAVAHSLVSFFVGTRVTGRSLEPLVRLPRRTAEMWYVLVRGLVPVTRRPRYLSLVAQLERETRAV is encoded by the coding sequence CGACCTGTTCGACCGGCACGGCTACGAGTCGACCAGTCTCAGCGACATCGTCGACCACGCCCACGTCACCAAAGGCGCCCTGTACTTCCACTTCGCGGCCAAGGAGGACCTGGCCCACGCCATCATGGAGATCCAGTCCCAGGCCTCGCGCCGGCTGGCCCGTGAGGTGGAGGAACGGGACTGCTCCTCGCTGGAGGCCCTGATGCGGATCACCTTCGGCATCGCCCGGCTCTCCGTCGAGGGCCCGGTCGCCCGCGCGGGGCTGCGGCTGGCCACCGCGGGTGTGGGACTGCGGCCGCCGCTGCCGCACCCGTTCACCGAGTGGCTGGAGATCGCGTCCCGCAAGCTGCTGGGCGCGGTCAAGGAGTCCGACGTCCACCCGGACATCGACATAGACGCCGTCGCGCACTCCCTCGTCAGCTTCTTCGTCGGCACCCGGGTCACGGGCCGTTCCCTCGAACCGCTCGTGCGGCTGCCCCGCCGCACCGCGGAGATGTGGTACGTCCTGGTCCGCGGTCTGGTGCCGGTCACCCGCCGCCCCCGCTACCTCAGCCTGGTCGCACAGCTGGAGCGGGAGACCAGGGCGGTGTGA
- a CDS encoding damage-control phosphatase ARMT1 family protein, with amino-acid sequence MPDTAPAPVLRADRPGSFPHGVLAERHPAIIRQVRELIPYDPERRRALDALLANCTEGVVEPLPADAHDLGDWQDWGLAEHIGRSWFDLPWLWSESYFYRRLLHAVGYFTPGPWQGIDPFRPAKLTELDAPQTDEELAALDALADRPADERSRALLHGSLWGNRADLGFRLSAEGAGTRAAAPALVADDSETLWSLLPPAAEGGTLCLVADNAGRELVPDLLLIADLLDRGRIARAVLHLKPHPYYVSDATTADVLDALRRLTAAPGTAAGYGRRLWSALTDGRLTLRAHPFSGGPLPYAEMPDDLRAEFAAATLTVVKGDLNYRRLVGDRRWPATTPFADLTAYFPGPVAALRTLKSEVVCGLDVGTEAALTAAEGERWRTAGTHALIQVKV; translated from the coding sequence ATGCCCGACACCGCCCCCGCGCCCGTGCTCCGCGCCGACCGGCCCGGCTCCTTCCCGCACGGGGTGCTGGCCGAGCGCCACCCCGCGATCATCCGGCAGGTGCGGGAGTTGATCCCGTACGACCCCGAACGGCGCCGCGCCCTCGACGCATTGCTGGCGAACTGCACCGAGGGCGTCGTCGAGCCCCTCCCCGCGGACGCCCACGACCTCGGCGACTGGCAGGACTGGGGCCTCGCCGAACACATCGGCCGGTCCTGGTTCGACCTGCCCTGGCTCTGGTCCGAGAGCTACTTCTACCGGCGGCTCCTGCACGCCGTCGGCTACTTCACCCCCGGGCCATGGCAGGGCATCGACCCCTTCCGTCCCGCCAAGCTCACCGAGCTGGACGCCCCGCAGACCGACGAGGAGCTGGCCGCCCTCGACGCCCTCGCGGACCGCCCGGCCGACGAACGCTCCCGCGCCCTGCTGCACGGCTCCCTCTGGGGCAACCGCGCCGACCTCGGCTTCCGGCTCTCCGCCGAGGGCGCCGGCACCCGGGCCGCCGCTCCCGCGCTGGTCGCCGACGACAGCGAAACCCTGTGGTCGCTGCTCCCGCCCGCCGCGGAGGGCGGCACCCTCTGCCTGGTCGCCGACAACGCGGGCCGGGAACTCGTCCCCGATCTGCTGCTCATCGCCGACCTCCTCGACCGGGGCCGCATCGCACGCGCCGTCCTGCACCTCAAGCCGCACCCCTACTACGTCTCCGACGCCACCACCGCCGACGTGCTCGACGCGCTGCGCCGGCTCACCGCGGCACCCGGCACCGCCGCCGGGTACGGCCGACGGCTCTGGTCCGCGCTGACCGACGGCCGCCTCACCCTGCGCGCCCACCCCTTCTCCGGCGGCCCGCTGCCGTACGCCGAGATGCCGGACGACCTGCGGGCCGAGTTCGCCGCCGCCACGCTCACCGTGGTCAAGGGCGACCTCAACTACCGCCGTCTGGTGGGCGACCGGCGCTGGCCCGCGACCACCCCCTTCGCCGACCTCACCGCGTACTTCCCCGGCCCGGTCGCCGCCCTGCGCACCCTGAAGTCGGAGGTGGTCTGCGGCCTCGACGTCGGCACCGAGGCCGCGCTGACCGCCGCCGAGGGCGAGCGGTGGCGGACGGCCGGCACCCATGCGCTGATCCAGGTCAAGGTATGA
- a CDS encoding cytochrome P450, whose translation MTRPGAPPVPDVFDPRRYATAVPYDAYRVLRDHHPVAWQEEPEVLGWPAGPGFWAVTRHADVVRVLKDAAAFSSYLGATQIRDPDPDDLPFIRRMMLNQDPPHHNRLRRLVGRAFTPGRIERFTAVAGERARTLLARAVTEARAGDGTVDLVAAVTDDYALLNLADLLGVPESDRHLLLHWTQRVIGYQDPDEAGPAVRDERGNPVNPRSPAALRDMFDYAQRLAAHKRRHPGDDVLTTLARDGELAGAELEMFFFLLTVAGNDTVRAAAPGGLLALAEHPGEYERLRSGSVPLASAVDELLRWHPPVLTFRRTAVRDTVLAGRRIRAGDKVVVCHAAANRDERVFADPDRLDLGRAPNPQVSFGDGPHVCLGAHFARLQLRVLYGEALRALPVLRTAGAPGRLVSNFVNGIKSLPMRIVP comes from the coding sequence ATGACCCGGCCCGGCGCCCCGCCCGTCCCGGACGTCTTCGACCCCCGGCGGTACGCCACCGCGGTTCCGTACGACGCCTACCGGGTCCTGCGCGACCATCACCCCGTGGCCTGGCAGGAGGAGCCGGAGGTCCTGGGCTGGCCGGCCGGGCCCGGGTTCTGGGCCGTGACCCGGCACGCGGACGTGGTGCGCGTGCTCAAGGACGCGGCGGCCTTCTCCTCGTACCTCGGCGCCACCCAGATACGCGATCCGGACCCGGACGACCTGCCGTTCATCCGCCGCATGATGCTCAACCAGGACCCGCCGCACCACAACCGGCTGCGGCGGCTGGTCGGCCGGGCGTTCACCCCCGGCCGGATCGAGCGGTTCACGGCGGTCGCCGGGGAGCGGGCCCGGACGCTGCTCGCGCGGGCGGTGACCGAGGCGCGGGCGGGGGACGGCACCGTCGACCTCGTGGCCGCCGTCACCGACGACTACGCCCTGCTGAACCTGGCCGATCTGCTGGGCGTCCCGGAGAGCGACCGGCATCTGCTGCTGCACTGGACGCAGCGGGTGATCGGCTACCAGGACCCGGACGAGGCGGGACCCGCGGTGCGCGACGAGCGGGGCAACCCGGTGAACCCGCGCTCCCCCGCGGCACTGCGGGACATGTTCGACTACGCCCAGCGGCTCGCCGCGCACAAGCGGCGCCACCCCGGCGACGACGTACTGACCACTCTCGCCCGGGACGGCGAACTCGCCGGCGCGGAGCTGGAGATGTTCTTCTTCCTGCTCACGGTCGCCGGCAACGACACGGTGCGCGCCGCGGCGCCCGGCGGGCTGCTGGCGCTCGCGGAGCACCCGGGTGAGTACGAGCGGCTGCGGTCCGGTTCCGTGCCGCTCGCCTCGGCCGTCGACGAGTTGCTGCGCTGGCACCCGCCGGTGCTCACGTTCCGCCGGACCGCCGTCCGCGACACCGTGCTGGCCGGGCGCCGGATCCGCGCGGGTGACAAGGTGGTCGTCTGCCATGCGGCGGCCAACCGGGACGAGCGGGTGTTCGCCGACCCGGACCGGCTGGACCTGGGCCGCGCGCCCAATCCGCAGGTGTCCTTCGGGGACGGGCCGCACGTCTGTCTCGGTGCTCACTTCGCCCGGCTGCAGCTTCGGGTGCTGTACGGGGAGGCACTGCGCGCGCTGCCCGTGCTGCGGACCGCCGGTGCGCCGGGACGGCTGGTGTCGAACTTCGTCAACGGCATCAAGTCACTCCCGATGAGGATCGTCCCGTGA
- a CDS encoding alpha/beta fold hydrolase codes for MTSFALPHELHGAGAHKVFAVHGWFADRSAFTPLLPDLDRAAFQYALVDLRGYGAARACSGACTTGEAALDLVRLADRLGWRRFSVVGHSMGGAVAQRLLTVAPHRLRRIVGVSPVPASGLDLPPQQWELFADAAHRPENRRAIIDLTTGGRRPAAWLDRMVERSLACSDPKAFRAWLDSWAREDFHDRVEGATVPALAVAGALDPALSADLLTATWLAWYPRAELHELPCAGHYAMDETPLELIRVVEDFLRADPDPDPAAALVGTGGPA; via the coding sequence ATGACCTCCTTCGCGCTCCCCCACGAACTGCACGGCGCCGGCGCCCACAAGGTGTTCGCCGTGCACGGATGGTTCGCCGACCGCTCCGCGTTCACCCCCCTGCTGCCGGATCTGGACCGTGCGGCGTTCCAGTACGCGCTGGTCGATCTGCGCGGCTACGGCGCGGCGCGCGCCTGTTCGGGCGCGTGCACCACCGGTGAGGCCGCGCTGGACCTGGTCCGGCTGGCCGACCGGCTGGGCTGGCGGCGGTTCTCGGTGGTGGGGCACTCGATGGGCGGCGCGGTCGCCCAGCGGCTGCTGACGGTGGCACCGCACCGGCTGCGCCGGATCGTCGGCGTCTCCCCCGTCCCGGCCTCCGGGCTCGACCTGCCGCCGCAGCAGTGGGAGCTGTTCGCGGACGCGGCGCACCGGCCGGAGAACCGGCGGGCCATCATCGACCTCACCACCGGTGGCCGCCGCCCCGCCGCCTGGCTGGACCGGATGGTGGAGCGCTCCCTGGCGTGCAGCGACCCGAAGGCCTTCCGCGCCTGGCTGGACTCCTGGGCGCGGGAGGACTTCCACGACCGGGTGGAGGGCGCGACGGTCCCCGCGCTCGCCGTCGCGGGGGCGCTCGATCCCGCGCTGTCGGCGGATCTGCTCACGGCGACCTGGCTGGCCTGGTATCCGCGCGCGGAACTGCACGAACTGCCCTGCGCGGGGCACTACGCGATGGACGAGACGCCGCTGGAGCTGATCCGGGTGGTGGAGGACTTCCTCAGGGCGGACCCGGACCCGGACCCGGCCGCGGCCCTGGTCGGTACGGGCGGGCCCGCATGA